One region of Crateriforma spongiae genomic DNA includes:
- a CDS encoding ABC transporter permease gives MASPALTGPSESTPPWLRKIDDWCLRIGDWINPILVKETRQALKSRQFLVTFSLLLIAALGWTIVGSMMRMPQIYTTPTASFMLVGYYVVLAVPMLLVVPLAAYRSLEAELDDGTLELLSISTLSPWQIVLGKLASGTMQMTLYFVALLPCFAFAYTLRGIDLPTLLLVMAFLFLCGLLLTTAALTFAPQSRSRNARVVTLLLVLSMLLLGEYVIGAACITMIWFGIPFPTTLIVFAVVSALLMSFAIGNLLVTTTAMMLTPESENRSTRLRLSLLLLTVIAIGLNVFGVQVFAEEGLVIAFPTAIFLTILWLVSGAMMAAESPAMTPRIRRELPETFAGRALGTFLTPGPAAGLIFGAVGLVSVLVVASEVLRLYRNQPNSTMPSGFFDQATSFVTMFGAYAVIFFVATRWLVAFVRRFHHVRVEFGIAAFIVVAVFAAVIPYSIGLYLADGRDFRYSTWQISNWAWTLSLDVNQVPVWVPFLLTGTAVIGLLSSLLISSTITLPRKTLVPKRVIDEQQRTSRKSVSES, from the coding sequence ATGGCTTCCCCTGCGTTGACCGGGCCGTCGGAATCGACCCCACCGTGGCTGCGAAAAATCGACGATTGGTGTCTGCGGATCGGCGACTGGATCAATCCGATCCTGGTCAAGGAGACACGCCAGGCCCTGAAAAGTCGGCAGTTTCTGGTGACGTTTTCGCTGCTGCTGATTGCCGCACTTGGCTGGACGATCGTCGGCAGCATGATGCGAATGCCCCAGATTTACACCACGCCGACCGCGTCTTTCATGCTGGTCGGTTACTACGTGGTGCTGGCCGTCCCGATGCTGTTGGTCGTTCCGCTGGCGGCGTATCGAAGTTTGGAGGCGGAGCTGGACGACGGCACGTTGGAACTGTTGTCGATATCGACGCTAAGCCCCTGGCAAATCGTGCTGGGCAAATTGGCCAGCGGCACGATGCAGATGACCCTGTATTTTGTCGCGTTGTTGCCCTGCTTTGCATTCGCGTACACGTTGCGTGGGATTGATCTGCCAACGCTATTGCTGGTGATGGCGTTTTTGTTTTTGTGTGGTCTGTTGCTGACCACTGCGGCGTTGACGTTTGCCCCGCAGTCGCGATCGCGTAATGCCCGCGTGGTCACGCTGTTGTTGGTCTTGTCGATGTTATTGCTGGGCGAATACGTCATCGGTGCCGCCTGCATCACAATGATCTGGTTCGGCATTCCGTTTCCGACCACGTTGATTGTGTTCGCGGTCGTGTCGGCTTTGCTGATGTCGTTTGCGATCGGCAACCTGTTGGTGACCACGACGGCAATGATGCTGACGCCGGAAAGTGAGAACCGGTCGACGCGTTTGCGATTGTCGTTGTTGTTGTTGACCGTGATCGCGATCGGGCTGAACGTTTTTGGTGTCCAGGTGTTTGCCGAAGAAGGGCTGGTGATTGCGTTTCCGACCGCGATTTTCTTGACGATCCTGTGGCTGGTCAGCGGTGCGATGATGGCCGCGGAATCACCGGCGATGACGCCACGGATTCGGCGTGAGTTGCCGGAAACGTTTGCCGGTCGCGCGTTGGGCACATTCTTGACGCCGGGGCCCGCGGCTGGGTTGATCTTCGGTGCGGTCGGTCTGGTCAGTGTGTTGGTGGTTGCATCGGAAGTCCTGCGGCTGTACCGCAATCAACCCAACAGTACGATGCCGTCCGGTTTCTTTGACCAGGCAACCAGTTTTGTGACCATGTTTGGTGCTTATGCGGTGATCTTTTTTGTCGCCACGCGCTGGCTGGTCGCTTTTGTGCGTCGGTTTCATCATGTCCGGGTCGAATTCGGCATCGCCGCTTTTATCGTGGTGGCGGTATTTGCCGCGGTCATTCCCTATTCGATCGGTCTGTATTTGGCCGACGGACGTGATTTCCGATACAGCACTTGGCAAATATCCAATTGGGCTTGGACGTTGTCGTTGGACGTGAACCAAGTGCCGGTGTGGGTGCCATTCCTGTTGACCGGGACGGCCGTGATAGGGCTGTTGTCCAGCCTGCTGATCTCGTCAACGATCACGCTGCCGCGAAAAACGCTGGTGCCCAAACGCGTGATCGATGAACAGCAGCGGACATCTAGAAAGTCGGTTTCCGAAAGCTAA
- the lexA gene encoding transcriptional repressor LexA, translating into MTTTAQLTERQQNVYDMIRGLIIERGYGPTVREIGEHFGIKSPNGVMCHLRALERKGLITRSPNKSRAIELTSPADRSGHALPMVGVVAAGPTTLAFEQNERVDVGQLLFSNDRFMLQVSGDSMVNAHIADGDYVVIQRQENAQPGQMVVAQTPDGEATLKYWYPEGDRIRLQPANDNMDPIFVREAKILGIAVGVVRTRV; encoded by the coding sequence GTGACGACCACGGCACAGTTGACCGAGCGTCAGCAGAACGTCTACGACATGATTCGCGGACTGATCATCGAGCGGGGCTACGGCCCGACGGTCCGAGAAATCGGTGAACACTTCGGCATCAAAAGCCCCAACGGGGTGATGTGCCACCTGCGTGCTCTTGAACGCAAAGGTCTGATCACTCGCAGTCCCAACAAGTCCCGTGCTATCGAACTGACTTCGCCGGCGGACCGCAGCGGCCACGCGTTGCCGATGGTCGGCGTCGTCGCGGCCGGCCCGACGACCCTTGCATTTGAGCAGAACGAGCGGGTCGATGTGGGGCAATTGCTGTTCAGCAACGATCGATTCATGTTGCAGGTCAGCGGCGACAGCATGGTCAACGCTCACATCGCCGATGGCGACTACGTGGTCATCCAGCGTCAAGAAAACGCTCAGCCCGGCCAGATGGTCGTCGCACAGACACCCGACGGCGAAGCGACGTTGAAGTATTGGTATCCCGAGGGTGACCGGATCCGGTTGCAACCGGCCAATGACAACATGGACCCGATCTTCGTCCGCGAAGCCAAGATCCTGGGCATCGCCGTCGGCGTGGTCCGCACCCGAGTCTGA
- a CDS encoding NAD-dependent deacylase produces the protein MNVLVLTGAGISAESGIPTFRGADGLWEGHRVEQVASPEGFDADPVLVHRFYNLRRRKLQDPLIQPNAAHVALADFERGHDSGDFLLVTQNIDNLHQRAGSKRVLPMHGELMKVRCIDTGELFDWTEDLSLETPHPADPENAKLRGRLRPHVVWFGEMPLGLEAIERAARKADVFLAIGTSGLVYPAAGIVSQTPVDCRRIEINLDDTPASGAFDETIRGRASEEVPRVLASL, from the coding sequence ATGAACGTTCTCGTTTTGACCGGTGCCGGGATTTCCGCGGAATCGGGTATTCCGACGTTTCGTGGTGCCGACGGTTTGTGGGAAGGCCATCGGGTCGAACAAGTGGCGTCGCCGGAGGGCTTTGATGCCGATCCCGTGTTGGTGCATCGGTTCTACAACTTGCGGCGACGCAAACTACAGGACCCGTTGATCCAGCCCAACGCGGCGCATGTTGCGCTTGCGGACTTCGAACGTGGCCATGATTCGGGTGATTTTTTGTTGGTGACCCAGAACATCGACAACCTGCACCAACGGGCCGGCAGCAAGCGGGTGTTGCCGATGCACGGCGAACTGATGAAGGTCCGATGCATCGACACCGGTGAACTGTTCGACTGGACGGAAGACCTTTCGCTTGAAACCCCGCACCCGGCTGACCCGGAAAATGCGAAACTGCGTGGGCGATTGCGTCCACACGTCGTGTGGTTTGGTGAGATGCCGTTGGGATTGGAAGCGATCGAAAGAGCGGCCCGGAAAGCCGATGTGTTTCTGGCGATCGGCACGTCGGGACTGGTCTATCCCGCTGCGGGCATCGTCAGCCAAACGCCGGTTGATTGCCGCCGAATCGAGATCAATTTGGATGACACGCCGGCCAGCGGTGCGTTTGATGAAACGATCCGCGGACGGGCTTCGGAGGAAGTCCCGCGGGTGCTGGCGTCTTTGTAG
- a CDS encoding class II fumarate hydratase gives MSDFRTERDSMGEVRVPADAFYGAQTQRAVENFPISGWRLPPAMIQAMGWVKYACGVANRDLGKLTGTGKNPLTDDQVDAMLKAAEEVAGGGLPDQFPVDVFQTGSGTSSNMNVNEVISNRAIEIAGGDRLQAEKPIHPNDHVNMGQSTNDTFPTAIHVATGYQIHSVLIPALRKMADDLKAKAQQWDKIIKIGRTHLMDATPLRLGQEFGGFARQLELSVRRAEQARDAVLELPVGGTAVGSGINTHPEFGGRVAKVLAEKTGVPFVEAENHFEANAQRDALVQAHGNLKCIAQTLFNVANNIRWLGSGPRCGFYEVALPSRQPGSSIMPGKVNPVMCESMMQLCARVMGNDTCMTVSGASGGNFQLNIMMPVLAHTVLESIQLLTGGTDAFVEFCLNGMEANEEQCEKAVEQSLSMCTSLNPLIGYDKAAKLAKQAFAEGRTIRELCQAEGILPETELTEALDPWKMTEPQA, from the coding sequence ATGAGTGATTTTCGAACCGAACGTGATTCGATGGGCGAAGTCCGCGTTCCCGCCGACGCCTTTTACGGTGCCCAGACCCAGCGTGCCGTCGAGAACTTTCCCATCAGCGGTTGGCGTTTGCCGCCGGCGATGATCCAGGCGATGGGGTGGGTGAAATACGCCTGTGGCGTCGCCAATCGTGATCTTGGCAAGCTGACCGGGACCGGAAAGAACCCGCTGACCGACGACCAGGTCGACGCGATGTTGAAGGCGGCCGAAGAAGTGGCCGGCGGTGGGCTGCCCGATCAGTTCCCGGTCGACGTGTTCCAGACCGGCAGCGGCACCAGCAGCAACATGAACGTCAACGAGGTGATCAGCAATCGAGCGATCGAGATTGCCGGCGGTGATCGGCTGCAAGCGGAAAAGCCGATTCACCCCAATGATCACGTCAACATGGGGCAAAGTACCAATGACACGTTCCCGACGGCGATTCACGTCGCGACCGGGTACCAGATTCACAGTGTGCTGATCCCGGCGCTGCGAAAGATGGCCGATGACTTGAAGGCCAAAGCCCAGCAATGGGACAAGATCATCAAGATCGGTCGGACGCACTTGATGGACGCCACGCCGCTTCGTTTGGGGCAGGAATTCGGTGGTTTCGCACGCCAGTTGGAACTGTCGGTCCGCCGCGCCGAACAGGCCCGCGACGCCGTGTTGGAATTACCGGTCGGCGGCACCGCGGTCGGCAGCGGGATCAACACCCATCCGGAATTCGGCGGACGCGTGGCCAAAGTCTTGGCGGAAAAGACCGGCGTTCCGTTTGTGGAAGCGGAAAACCACTTCGAAGCGAACGCCCAACGTGATGCCTTGGTCCAAGCCCACGGCAATTTAAAGTGCATCGCTCAGACTCTGTTTAACGTTGCCAACAACATTCGTTGGTTGGGCAGCGGGCCGCGTTGTGGCTTCTATGAAGTCGCCTTGCCGTCACGCCAACCGGGCAGCAGCATCATGCCCGGCAAGGTCAATCCGGTGATGTGTGAATCGATGATGCAGTTGTGTGCCCGCGTCATGGGCAATGACACCTGCATGACGGTCTCCGGTGCATCCGGTGGCAACTTCCAGTTGAACATCATGATGCCCGTGCTGGCGCACACCGTCCTGGAATCGATCCAGTTGCTGACCGGCGGAACGGACGCGTTTGTCGAATTCTGCTTGAACGGAATGGAGGCAAACGAGGAACAGTGTGAAAAAGCCGTTGAACAGAGTCTGTCGATGTGCACGTCGCTGAATCCGTTGATCGGTTACGACAAGGCCGCCAAGTTGGCCAAGCAAGCGTTCGCCGAAGGTCGCACGATTCGCGAACTGTGTCAGGCCGAAGGCATCTTGCCGGAAACGGAGCTGACCGAGGCGCTTGATCCTTGGAAGATGACCGAACCGCAGGCCTGA
- the rpsU gene encoding 30S ribosomal protein S21, translating to MVKLVVRDRETIQEAVRRFRKLVERSGIKKEMRRREYYEKPSETKRRARLRAERRSRRTRMLAR from the coding sequence ATGGTCAAGTTAGTAGTTCGTGATCGCGAAACGATTCAAGAAGCCGTTCGTCGTTTCCGAAAATTGGTCGAACGAAGCGGCATCAAGAAAGAAATGCGCCGCCGCGAATACTACGAAAAGCCGAGTGAAACCAAACGCCGCGCCCGCCTTCGTGCCGAGCGTCGCAGTCGCCGTACCCGCATGCTGGCCCGCTGA
- a CDS encoding AAA family ATPase — protein sequence MTQTAERNGQEAERIFGQSDRPETPQELLQREFNDARGAMIAAEARIKAAREQASMRGIELDTGERELFEPITAAELDAGDFTMTYLVDGVFVERQPLIIAGQFKTLKTSVMFDLAISLATATSFLGRFATQRRRVLVLTAESGLATVQETCRRICKQKERRLADVNGLSFCDRVPSLANPDHVQELRNVIADVGAEVLIADPAYLMIDGDNAGNLFSMGDQLRVFADLASESGATPVLLHHAKKNNLNATDYQPLELADLAWAGFAEFARQWLLLSRRERYVEGSGQHRLWLSAGGSAGHNGCWGIDVNEGHPSDDNGRRWGVNVTNAEESREAAAREAEERKEQAAVDREQKKIERNREKVIAAFRGVRPPRLTKSKISDRAGVSRDGVSRVIAYMLRAGELIDGVDVEDSRGRKHAGFELKIQPD from the coding sequence ATGACCCAGACGGCAGAACGAAACGGACAAGAGGCCGAACGAATTTTCGGTCAAAGCGATCGGCCAGAGACGCCCCAAGAACTGTTGCAACGGGAGTTCAACGACGCACGGGGCGCCATGATCGCCGCCGAAGCACGGATCAAAGCGGCGCGAGAGCAAGCGTCGATGCGTGGGATCGAGTTGGACACCGGGGAGCGAGAGCTTTTCGAGCCGATCACCGCGGCCGAACTGGACGCCGGCGATTTTACGATGACCTATCTGGTCGACGGCGTTTTCGTGGAGCGGCAACCGCTGATCATCGCCGGCCAGTTCAAAACGCTAAAAACCAGCGTCATGTTTGATCTGGCAATTTCGCTTGCGACGGCGACCAGCTTTCTTGGTCGGTTTGCGACACAGCGTCGTCGGGTCTTGGTCCTGACCGCCGAGTCCGGTTTGGCGACGGTGCAAGAGACCTGCCGGCGGATTTGCAAACAGAAGGAACGCCGGCTTGCCGACGTGAACGGATTGTCGTTTTGTGATCGGGTGCCGTCGCTGGCTAACCCTGATCACGTCCAGGAATTGCGGAACGTTATCGCTGACGTCGGGGCCGAAGTCCTAATCGCCGATCCCGCCTACCTGATGATCGATGGCGACAACGCGGGAAACCTGTTTTCGATGGGCGATCAACTGCGGGTGTTCGCTGATCTGGCCAGTGAATCAGGGGCGACCCCGGTACTGTTGCACCACGCGAAGAAAAACAACCTGAACGCCACCGACTACCAACCGCTGGAACTGGCAGACTTGGCGTGGGCCGGGTTCGCTGAGTTCGCCCGCCAGTGGTTGCTATTGTCGCGTCGGGAACGATACGTCGAAGGATCGGGCCAGCACCGGTTGTGGCTGAGCGCCGGCGGTTCTGCTGGCCACAACGGCTGTTGGGGCATCGACGTGAACGAAGGCCACCCCAGCGACGACAACGGCCGACGGTGGGGCGTGAATGTCACAAACGCCGAAGAATCGAGGGAGGCCGCCGCGCGTGAGGCGGAAGAACGAAAAGAGCAAGCGGCGGTTGATCGCGAGCAAAAGAAAATCGAACGCAACCGCGAAAAGGTGATCGCGGCGTTTCGTGGTGTTCGACCACCCCGACTGACGAAAAGCAAAATCAGCGATCGGGCGGGCGTCAGCCGGGACGGGGTGTCGCGGGTGATCGCCTACATGCTGCGGGCCGGTGAACTGATCGACGGCGTGGATGTCGAGGATTCGAGGGGGAGAAAGCACGCCGGTTTCGAGTTGAAAATTCAACCAGATTGA
- a CDS encoding helix-turn-helix domain-containing protein, producing MNGRVFLESVDRDELVAELTAAVVEQLRPLIESADTPRLVPAESMAALIGVSPATLARLVRDGKVPSKQVGRRRLFDPDAVIAALPGE from the coding sequence GTGAACGGTCGCGTCTTTCTGGAGTCTGTCGACCGCGACGAACTGGTCGCGGAACTGACGGCGGCGGTGGTCGAGCAACTGCGACCGCTGATCGAGTCGGCGGATACCCCGCGGCTGGTCCCGGCTGAATCGATGGCCGCACTGATCGGCGTCTCGCCAGCGACCCTGGCCCGATTGGTTCGCGACGGCAAAGTTCCGTCGAAGCAAGTCGGCCGGCGGCGGCTGTTCGACCCGGACGCGGTGATTGCCGCGTTGCCCGGCGAATAA
- a CDS encoding endonuclease/exonuclease/phosphatase family protein, which translates to MRFAVLVLSYIVATTAITDDRIRLDGDLSDWTTDDVIATDASGDATKRFDFTSVSARVEGATVYLRFDNAEPLNLAAGDSSDGTLRLLIDLPRNRRLVIDLRDRSAMLETEGAASSIPWSLINFAALPTYASTDFELRIGLSSFGVSAGDSVTIDIEGSDELDKPVTLTIGEALKDEPPQDTSRPDGVIRVASINTLHQGTKDPDRSKAITKLITMVNADVVLFNEEWNSGEFYRNIAEVMGGGLIRSRWSDGCGIATRHKLTALPVALNRGVAGFVQMDNGDAVVAIGVHFKCCGASGTDEDLKRIDEAKAVAVAIDQIRNGDFGDVVSSAPIIVLGDYNLVGSRDPLDIIEAANMAPVTLRSPIDGSAVTWAGMKASESFWPGRLDWAAVSDVVDVRSGWAIDHRSIGPDAEPVSDHKMLVVDIDAK; encoded by the coding sequence ATGCGTTTTGCTGTTTTGGTTCTGTCCTACATCGTCGCAACGACGGCAATCACCGACGATCGAATCCGACTGGACGGCGACCTGTCCGACTGGACCACCGACGACGTGATCGCAACCGACGCCAGTGGTGACGCAACAAAACGTTTCGACTTCACCAGTGTGTCGGCCCGCGTTGAAGGGGCTACGGTCTACCTGCGGTTCGACAATGCGGAACCGTTGAACCTGGCAGCCGGCGATAGTTCCGACGGGACGTTGCGATTATTGATTGATCTGCCGCGCAACCGTCGTCTGGTGATCGACCTGCGGGACCGTTCCGCGATGCTGGAAACCGAAGGGGCGGCGTCATCGATCCCGTGGTCGCTGATCAACTTCGCCGCGTTGCCGACCTATGCGTCGACCGACTTTGAACTGCGGATCGGTCTGTCATCCTTCGGAGTGTCTGCCGGCGATTCGGTCACCATCGACATCGAAGGATCCGACGAACTGGACAAGCCGGTCACGCTGACGATTGGCGAAGCGTTGAAAGACGAACCGCCGCAAGACACCAGCCGACCGGACGGTGTGATTCGCGTTGCGAGTATCAACACGCTGCACCAGGGGACGAAAGATCCCGATCGTTCAAAGGCAATCACTAAGCTGATCACGATGGTCAATGCCGACGTGGTTCTGTTCAACGAAGAATGGAACAGTGGCGAGTTCTACCGAAACATCGCGGAGGTGATGGGCGGCGGTCTGATTCGGTCGCGATGGTCAGACGGTTGCGGGATCGCGACCCGTCACAAGTTGACGGCGCTGCCGGTTGCATTGAACCGCGGTGTGGCCGGCTTCGTTCAGATGGACAACGGCGATGCGGTTGTGGCAATCGGCGTTCACTTCAAATGTTGCGGGGCCAGTGGAACCGATGAAGACTTGAAGCGGATCGACGAAGCCAAGGCGGTCGCGGTCGCAATCGACCAGATAAGGAACGGCGACTTCGGCGACGTGGTGTCGTCCGCACCGATCATCGTGTTGGGCGACTACAACTTGGTCGGATCCCGCGACCCCTTGGACATCATCGAAGCCGCGAACATGGCACCCGTGACGCTGCGGTCACCAATCGATGGTTCGGCGGTCACCTGGGCCGGCATGAAGGCGTCCGAGTCGTTCTGGCCCGGTCGGCTGGACTGGGCGGCCGTGAGCGACGTCGTGGACGTACGCAGCGGTTGGGCGATCGATCACCGATCCATCGGGCCGGATGCCGAACCGGTCAGCGATCACAAGATGCTGGTTGTGGACATCGACGCGAAGTGA
- a CDS encoding DUF1580 domain-containing protein, producing the protein MIDENKLISPESAVRYVTGQTPNRTTLWRWMQQPNRDGVVLESCIVGGQRQTTIAKVRQYIAATTRRRGATWTEPATTAATS; encoded by the coding sequence GTGATCGACGAAAACAAACTGATCAGCCCCGAATCCGCCGTCCGATACGTCACCGGCCAAACGCCGAACCGAACGACGCTTTGGCGGTGGATGCAGCAACCGAACCGCGACGGCGTGGTCTTGGAAAGCTGCATCGTCGGCGGCCAGCGACAAACGACGATCGCCAAAGTTCGCCAGTACATCGCAGCGACGACACGTCGACGCGGGGCCACCTGGACCGAACCGGCCACCACGGCGGCGACTTCGTGA
- a CDS encoding transposase gives MRKQCTSWMRYTARRINDHLGRQGHLWQSEPFDHLVRNEKQLEYLRDYIKDNPVKANLAQGEFLYRRSDRAF, from the coding sequence ATGCGCAAGCAATGCACGTCTTGGATGCGATACACCGCCCGGCGAATCAACGACCACCTCGGTCGGCAAGGTCATCTTTGGCAGAGCGAACCCTTTGATCATCTCGTCCGCAATGAGAAGCAGCTCGAGTACCTTCGTGACTACATCAAAGACAACCCGGTCAAAGCGAATCTCGCACAAGGCGAGTTCCTCTACCGCCGATCCGATCGAGCATTCTAA
- a CDS encoding lipase family protein codes for MRPLLFVVLSAATVCTAVKAVAQGNAPLVGVQRYNLDSTRVGSFNNVLELFREDWDTRTSVRWDIAKPLSAFAYQVYEDQPIITRYFLSSMGFAELIEMPYETMYGYIAVKDDVMVICFRGTNLTSFSDWRVNCQTGQVEYRGHYFHSGFLDNYRAMRSTIASAIREYSPKHVWVTGHSLGGALATICATDLTLSSSLRPTLCTFGQPRVADSGGSRLIDETLSRRYARFVNGSDVVPSLPPTLPFIWTYGHAGDLYAFGESKLTISESATTEPAIATAYCEQCGRPAKIDANEIIYQSAAELPPLSQQEYDSFLMQEERQGRFDGTRGIGDENFYAAGPADLFLDHKMGNYVQAAHSFGSSEKVLAIPGR; via the coding sequence ATGAGACCGCTTTTATTCGTTGTTCTCTCCGCTGCAACCGTTTGCACAGCTGTTAAGGCGGTAGCTCAGGGCAATGCTCCACTGGTAGGTGTTCAGCGGTATAACCTCGATAGCACTCGGGTTGGCTCGTTCAACAACGTTCTAGAGCTTTTTCGTGAAGACTGGGACACGCGAACGAGTGTTCGTTGGGACATCGCAAAGCCGCTTTCAGCATTCGCGTATCAGGTTTACGAAGATCAACCGATCATCACGCGGTACTTCTTGAGCAGCATGGGATTCGCTGAACTCATTGAAATGCCTTACGAGACGATGTATGGCTACATCGCAGTCAAGGACGACGTCATGGTCATCTGCTTTCGCGGCACCAATTTGACGAGTTTCAGTGATTGGAGGGTGAACTGTCAGACCGGTCAGGTCGAATACCGTGGTCACTACTTTCACAGCGGGTTCCTCGACAACTACAGGGCAATGCGATCGACGATCGCATCCGCGATTCGAGAGTATTCGCCGAAGCACGTTTGGGTTACTGGCCACAGCCTCGGAGGGGCATTAGCAACGATTTGTGCGACCGACCTGACTTTGTCCTCGTCTTTACGTCCCACGCTTTGCACGTTCGGTCAACCTCGCGTCGCGGATTCGGGCGGGTCTCGATTGATTGATGAAACCTTGTCGCGTCGGTACGCCCGGTTTGTGAACGGCAGTGACGTGGTGCCAAGTCTACCGCCGACTCTCCCATTCATTTGGACGTATGGGCACGCGGGCGATCTGTACGCGTTCGGTGAGAGCAAATTGACTATCTCGGAATCTGCCACAACCGAGCCGGCGATCGCGACAGCCTACTGCGAACAGTGTGGGCGACCCGCGAAGATTGATGCAAACGAAATCATTTATCAGTCCGCTGCGGAACTTCCGCCCCTGAGCCAACAAGAATACGATTCGTTTCTTATGCAAGAGGAACGGCAAGGTCGGTTTGACGGTACTCGCGGCATAGGCGACGAAAATTTTTATGCTGCTGGGCCGGCTGATTTATTCCTCGATCATAAGATGGGCAACTACGTGCAGGCCGCTCATAGCTTTGGGTCTTCCGAGAAGGTGCTAGCGATTCCCGGTCGGTAA
- a CDS encoding DUF1579 domain-containing protein gives MSQKTSEPHQWLKQLVGQWTFHHECINPDGSKMQVDGRVDCRMLGNLWLVCEYSGGSGDDQWSSIMALGYDTAKSAYVGSFVASMMDNLWLYQGDRSEAGNAVVLQTEGPKFDGSGTCPYRDTIKIIDADCWQMTSEMQDDDGNWICFMNGTQQRDG, from the coding sequence ATGTCTCAGAAAACATCCGAACCGCATCAGTGGCTGAAACAACTGGTCGGGCAATGGACGTTCCATCACGAATGCATCAATCCCGATGGATCCAAGATGCAAGTCGACGGCCGCGTCGATTGTCGGATGCTGGGAAATTTGTGGCTGGTGTGTGAGTACAGCGGCGGTTCGGGTGACGACCAATGGTCATCGATCATGGCATTGGGCTATGACACCGCAAAGTCGGCCTACGTCGGTTCTTTCGTCGCATCAATGATGGACAACCTTTGGCTGTATCAAGGCGACCGCAGCGAGGCGGGCAATGCGGTGGTTCTGCAAACGGAGGGACCCAAGTTTGATGGCTCCGGCACATGTCCGTATCGCGACACGATCAAAATCATTGACGCGGATTGCTGGCAGATGACCAGTGAGATGCAAGACGATGACGGCAACTGGATCTGTTTCATGAACGGTACCCAACAGCGGGACGGATGA